The genomic region ACGCCAGCGACGAACTGGTtgcggactcctccgaggatgtgtaggacatgggaggcggcagggcattgtGTCCCAAGTGGGCCGGTATGTCTCCCAtgttcacttcacgggtcttgaatcCCGCCGCCGTTCATGTAGATGGTAGGTGGAGGACGTGGTTGTCGATGCGGAATACAAAGAAAGTGAACGAGGGCACCGCCGTAGGATAGGTTAAGGGTCCGGCTGCTTTTTTATGAAAAAAGTTTGAAATATAATGAATTTCGACAGGTTTATATAAAAATCCACCGTGTTTGTATAATTTTGTCTGCTTAGTTGAAACTTAATTTGAAATGTATGTTGAATTCATGTCCGTAGACTGGTCCCTGCCCGCAGATGGATACGAGAGCAAATTTACAAGTGAGCGTTGGAGCTGCCGCTCTCCCCAAACAAGAATTCCAATTTCGAAAAGCTTGAAGAAAAAAATGTGCCACTTGTCCCATGGTCATCCGACCTGAGAGTATTATACTCCTTCCTAGTAACCACGTTCCTACACGCATCCCCGATGTAACAGCTCACTTGATCAACTCTTTTTGTTTTTTCCATTTCTGCGGGTCACCAACTCTGTTTTGTGTTGGTTGTTAGAGAGACGGCGACATGGCGTCCCACAACGTGGAGCCGTGCACTCCGGAAAGACCAAGCCAACATTCATCAACTCGATCACCAACGCAAGCAATCGAACACGAACTCATTATTAGGCGACCACATCTCCAAAGAAAACAGGAGCGCGCACGTACGCGATCCAGTACCTAATATTCAAGTACGCCGTGGAGGGACCGGGTCAAGGGAAACGGGCTGGACCGGCACCGCGTAACCCGTCCCTCTCCGCCACGCTCATCCCCACCTCCACCTCCAGCCGTTGGTTCGCTCCTTCCCTCCCCAAAGCGATCGGGTCAACCCGGGGGCGCTGCATGCAGCTGTAGCACACAGCTGGCCCTCGAATGCGATGCATGCTTCCGTCGCCGCGCCGACGCGTACCGTATCGACGGCGACGGCGATGCCAATCATGCCTCTACTTGCAACATTATCCTGCCGTGTGGTAGATGGATGCCCACCCCGTGCATCCCCCTTTCTGTCTCCTACGTACACGAACACGATGACAGCGTCCCTACACCTGCGTGTACAGGAGTACAGGAACATACCATCTTGATCGCCTTGATGATGATCTTCTAATCCGCAGTGACGCCGCCATCGTACGAGATCAAGTTGTTCACACTGTACTAGTGTCTCACACTTGCGCTGGAGTATACGTTTTCCCTTGCAAAGTCCAGAGATGAGACTGAATGTTGGCCATCTCAGCAGGAGTGCTGTCCAGTAAGCGCCCGAGACGCGTACATACACCACCGGCCGGGAAAAGAAAAGGAATGTACGAATTGCGCCCGGTCGTGGTGGCGCGCACGACGGTGGTACGAAAACGACGGCTGCTCCGGTCGCGTGCGGTGGTCGACGGAGGTGGTTGGAGACTTCCTCGGCCCTTTCCTTCCCACCGAGCCGAGCCACAGCACAATGGTCGAGGGAACAAATCGTTCCCCTTTACGTTCCTAAACAAAGGGCCACACGATTCACACGACAAAATGCGTGGATTTTCCTCGCAGTCGTTTTCATCTGCGAGTGTGTCACCGTGGGATTTGACATGTCCCGGGAGGCCACAACAGAAAAGGTGCCTGCTGCTCTCGTCGAACCTTTTCTCTGGCCTCAGTGTTGGTACTACAGTACAGTAATTCCTAGTGCCACGGAACATGACAATAAGAACCCAGTTGTTGACACTTGACAGTAAAAGAGCCTAGGAGGCACCCGGTCCGTTCATCACACGTCGCAAAAAACTTTCGCCTTGTCTTTGTTTAACAATATACATGTTGACGTTTCTTCAGAGAGGATCACACGAGAAATTTACCGAATCGAATATATGCCAGACAATCTGTAAACCAAGAAAATGACGGCATTAGAAAGCTCCTGAATTCCCCCGCAAACAAGGAAAAAGCTCCCGATAATATATGAAATTCAAGCCTATCTCTCCACCTGAGATGAGATCCTGAGAAAATGACACCGCAATACGCAGTGCTCCCCAGCTAATCAAATACCCCCACCACATCCAAGAGCTCGTCAAAACCAAGCATCGATTCACTGTCCTTCCTGTGGGTATTAGCAGCAGTCGCTAACTCCCTCTGCTCATCTCGTTTCAAGCAACAAGTGTCAACTCTCAACACCACCTCTACAAAAGCAATCGTGCACTCTGGTGATGCTCTCTGGTTTGTGCCGCCATCCCTGTCGATGAAGACCTCCGTGGCCTCCTTCTAGTGCCCCGTGCCGATCGCCGATGCTTTGGCCGGAATTCTTGCACCATGCCGCCGGTTCCTGACATGCTCGTGCGGCTCCTCGTCGCGTCCGTGCTGCTCGGCGCAGCCAGTGGCGCGTTTACCCCCGCGGACACCTACCTCGTCCTCTGCGGCACGTCGGCGAGCGCCACCGTTGCCGCGGGACGGACGTTCGTCGGGGACGCCCGTCTGCCCGCCAAGTCGCTGGCCGCGCCGCAGAGCGTCGAGGCCAACACGTCGCTGACCGCGGTCGTCCCGTCCGGCGAGTCGCAGCTTTACCGGTCCGCGCGCGTCTTCACCGCGCCGGCTTCCTACACGTTCGCCGTCAAGCAGCCCGGCCGGCACTTCGTGCGCCTCCACTTCTTCCCCTTCCCGTACCGGTCCTACGACATGGCCGCGGACGCCGCGTTCAACGTGTCCGTGCAGGGCGCGGTGCTCGTCAACGGGTACGCGCCCAAGAACGGCACGGCGGAGCTCAGGGAGTTCTCGCTGAACGTCACCGGTGCCACGCTGGTGATCGCCTTCGCGCCGACGGGGAAGCTCGCGTTCGTGAACGCCATCGAGGTCGTGTCGGTCCCCGACGAGCTCATCGCCGACACGGCCAGGATGGTGGGCGGGGCCGTCCAGTACACCGGGCTGTCGACGCAGGCGCTGGAGACGATCCACCGGATCAACATGGGCGTCCCCAAGATCACGCCCGGCAACGACACGCTGGGGAGGACGTGGCTGCCGGACCAGAGCTTCCAGCTCAACACCAACCTAGCGCAGCATAAAGACGCCAAGCCCTTGACGATCAAATACGACGAGAAGTCGGCGCTCTCCTCCGCGTACACGGCGCCGGCGGAGGTCTacgcgacggcgacgaggctgagCACGGCGGGCGAGACCAGCACCATCAACGTGCAGTTCAACATCAGCTGGAGGTTCGACGCCCCGGCCGGGTCGGATTACCTGCTCCGGTTCCACTGGTGCGACATCGTCAGCAAGGCGGCCATGGGAATGGCCTTCAACGTCTACGTCGGCGGGTCGGTGGTGCTCGAAAACTACGAGATTTCGCGTGACACGTTCAACCGGCTGTCCATACCGGTGTACAAGGACTTCCTCCTGGGCGCCAAGGACGCCAAGGGCGCCATCACCGTGAGCATCGGGTCGTCGACCGAGGACAACGCGTTGCCCGACGGCTTCCTCAACGGCCTCGAGATCATGAGGGTAGTCGggagcgccggcgccggcgctccCGCCGCGTCCGCGCGCAGTTCAAAGGTCAAAATCGGGATCATCGCCGGCTCGGCCGTCTGCGGGGCCACGCTGGTGATGGTGCTCGGGTTCATCGCCTTCAGGACGCTGCGCGGGAGGGAGCCGGAGAAGAAGCAGCCGTCCGACACCTGGTCGCCCTTCTCGGCGAGCGCGCTGGGCTCTCGCTCGCGCTCCCGGAGCTTCTCCAAGAGCAACGGGAACACCGTCCTGCTCGGGCAGAACGGCGCCGGCGCCGGGTACAGGATCCCGTTCGCGGCGCTCCAGGAGGCGACCGACGGGTTCGACGAGGCGATGGTCATCGGCGAGGGCGGGTTCGGGAAGGTGTACAAGGGCACGATGCGCGACGAGACGCTGGTGGCCGTGAAGCGCGGCAACCGGCGGACGCAGCAGGGGCTGCACGAGTTCCACACGGAGATCGAGATGCTGTCCCGGCTGCGCCACCGCCACCTGGTCTCGCTCATCGGCTACTGCGACGAGCGCGGGGAGATGATCCTGGTGTACGAGTACATGGCCATGGGCACGCTGCGGAGCCACCTGTACGGCGCCGGCCTCCCGCCGCTGTCGTGGGAGCAGAGGCTCGAGGCCTGCATCGGCGCCGCGCGGGGGCTGCACTACCTCCACACCGGCTCCGCCAAGGCGATCATCCACCGGGACGTCAAGTCGGCCAACATCCTCCTGGACGAGAGCTTCATGGCCAAGGTGGCCGACTTCGGGCTGTCCAAGAACGGGCCGGAGCTGGACAAGACGCACGTGAGCACCAAGGTGAAGGGCAGCTTCGGGTACCTGGACCCGGAGTACTTCCGGCGGCAGATGCTGACGGAGAAGTCGGACGTCTACTCCTTCGGCGTGGTCCTGCTGGAGGTGCTGTGCGCCCGCACGGTCATCGACCCGACGCTGCCCCGGGAGATGGTGAGCCTGGCCGAGTGGGCGACGCCGTGTCTCAGGAACGGTCggctcgaccagatcgtcgaccaGAGGATCGCCGGGACGATACGGCCGGGGTcgctcaagaagctcgcggacacgGCCGAGAAGTGCCTCGCCGAGTACGGGGTGGAGCGGCCCACCATGGGGGACGTGCTCTGGTGCCTCGAGTTCGCGCTGCAGCTGCAGGTGGGGTCGTCAGACGGCTCGGACGTCGACACCATGTTGCCGCCGGCGCCGCCTGTGCCCGTGAAAACGCCAGAGGTTCAGCGTAGCCTGTCCGCCGCTACCATGGCGACCGACGCTGCTGCCATGACCACCAACTTGGGTGATCTAGACGGAATGTCCCTGAGCGGAGTATTCTCGAAGATGATCAAGAGCGACGAGGTCAGGTGAAGC from Triticum aestivum cultivar Chinese Spring chromosome 4A, IWGSC CS RefSeq v2.1, whole genome shotgun sequence harbors:
- the LOC123085498 gene encoding receptor-like protein kinase HERK 1, translating into MPPVPDMLVRLLVASVLLGAASGAFTPADTYLVLCGTSASATVAAGRTFVGDARLPAKSLAAPQSVEANTSLTAVVPSGESQLYRSARVFTAPASYTFAVKQPGRHFVRLHFFPFPYRSYDMAADAAFNVSVQGAVLVNGYAPKNGTAELREFSLNVTGATLVIAFAPTGKLAFVNAIEVVSVPDELIADTARMVGGAVQYTGLSTQALETIHRINMGVPKITPGNDTLGRTWLPDQSFQLNTNLAQHKDAKPLTIKYDEKSALSSAYTAPAEVYATATRLSTAGETSTINVQFNISWRFDAPAGSDYLLRFHWCDIVSKAAMGMAFNVYVGGSVVLENYEISRDTFNRLSIPVYKDFLLGAKDAKGAITVSIGSSTEDNALPDGFLNGLEIMRVVGSAGAGAPAASARSSKVKIGIIAGSAVCGATLVMVLGFIAFRTLRGREPEKKQPSDTWSPFSASALGSRSRSRSFSKSNGNTVLLGQNGAGAGYRIPFAALQEATDGFDEAMVIGEGGFGKVYKGTMRDETLVAVKRGNRRTQQGLHEFHTEIEMLSRLRHRHLVSLIGYCDERGEMILVYEYMAMGTLRSHLYGAGLPPLSWEQRLEACIGAARGLHYLHTGSAKAIIHRDVKSANILLDESFMAKVADFGLSKNGPELDKTHVSTKVKGSFGYLDPEYFRRQMLTEKSDVYSFGVVLLEVLCARTVIDPTLPREMVSLAEWATPCLRNGRLDQIVDQRIAGTIRPGSLKKLADTAEKCLAEYGVERPTMGDVLWCLEFALQLQVGSSDGSDVDTMLPPAPPVPVKTPEVQRSLSAATMATDAAAMTTNLGDLDGMSLSGVFSKMIKSDEVR